A stretch of Pangasianodon hypophthalmus isolate fPanHyp1 chromosome 9, fPanHyp1.pri, whole genome shotgun sequence DNA encodes these proteins:
- the incenp gene encoding inner centromere protein A isoform X2 — MSSLPEATRSLVQVFNGKLQEFTSEIENIHMVWLEEIQQEAKRMFSSDFSTEPELMPKTPSQKKTNRRKRVSTELSEARSKRRFSKGKRSNLRRSSVQLTLNSISELVTAHAPSNSTDSVAEEPARRTRRNKATAAADSEPVKRSTRNKAAAKAKEQLEEELEAAPQSPANVSKEKEHKVEESSSSSSPVQTLVSEAVVKIPSVERLSAEKLLQCSSSPGRSAQKITIAAAGGQASTRSSARHSLVVRRSLAGLRHSMTQEAVRRASRRSFLKKKARLGNSTCSSTVSGDVSVDVEPEENEEVVEERMEEVVTEEEPAAESNAETEPTQPEVFNQESEPMKPVEEDVPILVEEEMIASPSVQENSRFTRSMARPLGSDDSGKNAQDEVRASRTASKRAAAEAAAEALSTPKKKHSPPKKCMTGITPGMRSFLHTVQKNQLLMMTPSSLGRTSVMKSFIKQSGKLEIKERERQKWDALNKKIEQENERKKKMEEERRKKQEEMKKKRDERLKRVVEARVKGEKEKEQEKKKKIEEKMAQIEKKNDMLRVERIAEEKAKKKVASKRQEELELRRKQEEAARKKKLQQAEEEERRHQELLAKRKAEEEREKARKQAEAARALELKKEQERERERERERQREERERERQAAAERERLERERVEREKALALQKELERAAKEKERRELEEKRRKEEEQKRAEEERMAQQKRAAAAAAAPPTTTTVVNLPVSKALNTTITHSPALNVTVDIEHSAMKTPVGKGTAHNKTIDKGSGLNVTVDVEQSPQSYQITPKGKKVEVLVNPEDYGMDQNSDDSTDDESAPRKPIPSWAEGMQLQQAIMKQYYDPLDLHSYFGEVEQPKLEKIFQRSKPRFFKRTSSAVWHSPPRMGAMPN, encoded by the exons ATGAGTTCCCTGCCGGAGGCCACGCGCTCCCTCGTGCAGGTGTTCAACGGGAAGCTGCAGGAGTTCACCAGTGAGATTGAGAACATTCACATGGTATGGCTGGAGGAGATTCAGCAGGAGGCTAAGCGCATGTTCTCCAG TGACTTTAGCACAGAGCCAGAGCTTATGCCAAAGACTCCATCACAGAAAAAGACAAACCGCAGGAAACGGGTGTCCACAGAGCTCAGTGAAGCTCGTAGCAAAAGACG tttCTCTAAAGGGAAGCGCAGTAACCTGCGACGTTCCTCAGTCCAGCTCACTCTAAATTCAATCTCTGAGTTGGTGACTGCACATGCCCCCAGTAACAGTACTGACAGTGTGGCTGAGGAGCCTGCTCGCCGCACACGCCGTAATAAAGCCACCGCAGCTGCAGACAGCGAGCCGGTCAAACGTAGCACGCGCAACAAAGCGGCTGCCAAGGCAAAGGAGCAGTTGGAGGAGGAGCTGGAAGCTGCTCCACAGTCACCTGCGAATGTTTCCAAGGAAAAGGAGCACAAGGTGGAGGAGTCGAGCAGCTCTTCATCTCCTGTGCAGACACTGGTGTCTGAGGCCGTGGTGAAAATCCCCTCGGTTGAGCGTCTTTCTGCTGAAAAGCTGCTCCAGTGCTCTTCCTCTCCAGGCCGCTCTGCACAGAAGATTACCATCGCAGCTGCAGGTGGCCAGGCGTCGACGCGGAGCTCGGCCAGACACTCCCTGGTGGTGCGGCGCTCGCTGGCAGGCCTCAGGCACAGCATGACTCAGGAAGCAGTGCGCCGTGCTTCTCGACGCTCGTTTCTGAAGAAGAAGGCCAGGCTGGGCAACTCGACATGCAGCAGCACCGTCAGTG GGGATGTGTCTGTGGATGTAGAACCAGAGGAAAATGAGGAAGTGGTGGAGGAAAGGATGGAGGA GGTGGTTACTGAGGAAGAGCCAGCAGCAGAATCTAATGCTGAAACAGAGCCAACCCAGCCTGAG gtgtttaATCAGGAGTCTGAGCCCATGAAGCCAGTAGAGGAAGATGTTCCCATACTAGTGGAGGAAGAGATGATAGCATCTCCCAGTGTCCAGGAAAACTCCCGCTTCACACGCTCCATGGCTCGGCCCTTAGGATCAG ATGACAGTGGGAAAAACGCTCAGGATGAAGTTCG tgcCTCTCGCACAGCCTCCAAACGTGCAGCTGCAGAAGCAGCGGCAGAAGCACTCAGCACCCCCAAGAAGAAGCACTCTCCTCCTAAGAAGTGCATGACA GGCATCACACCTGGCATGCGCTCCTTCCTGCACACGGTGCAGAAGAACCAGCTGCTGATGATGACTCCAAGCTCTCTTGGTCGTACCTCTGTCATGAAATCCTTTATTAAACAGAGCGGAAAACTTGAAATCAAG GAGCGGGAGCGGCAGAAATGGGATGCTCTTAACAAGAAGATTGaacaagaaaatgaaagaaagaaaaaaatggaggaggagagaaggaagaaacaggaagaaatgaaaaa GAAACGGGACGAGCGTTTGAAACGAGTAGTGGAGGCCCGGGtgaaaggagaaaaggagaaagagcaggaaaagaaaaagaaaatagaagagAAAATGGCACAAATAGAGAAGAAAAATGACATG CTGCGTGTGGAGCGGATTGCTGAGGAGAAAGCTAAGAAAAAAGTGGCAAGTAAGCGTCAAGAGGAATTGGAACTTCgcaggaaacaggaagaagCAGCACGGAAGAAAAAGCTTCAGCAAGCT gaggaggaggagaggcgACACCAGGAGCTACTGGCCAAACGTAAGGCCGAGGAGGAGCGTGAGAAGGCACGCAAACAAGCCGAGGCTGCTCGTGCTCTGGAGCTCAAGAAGGAGCAAGAGAGGGAGCGTGAACGAGAGCGTGAGAGGCAACgtgaggagagggagagggaacgACAGGCTGCTGCTGAGAG GGAGCGGTTGGAGCGCGAGAGAGTAGAGCGGGAGAAGGCCTTAGCTCTTCAGAAGGAACTGGAGAGAGCGGCcaaggagaaagagaggagggagctagaggagaagaggaggaag GAAGAGGAGCAGAAAAGGGCTGAGGAGGAGAGAATGGCCCAACAGAAACGTGCTGCTGCCGCTGCCGCTGCACCCCCTACAACCACT ACTGTTGTAAACCTGCCTGTCAGCAAAGCTCTTAACaccacaattacacacagtccTGCACTAAACGTTACTGTAGATATTGAG CATTCAGCCATGAAAACTCCTGTAGGCAAAGGGACAGCTCATAACAAGACAATTGATAAGGGATCAGGGCTGAATGTTACTGTAGATGTAGAG CAGTCTCCTCAGTCCTACCAGATTACACCTAAAGGCAAGAAGGTTGAGGTTTTGGTCAATCCAGAGGACTACGGCATGGACCAGAACAGTGATGACTCAACAGATGATGAGTCAGCACCCAGGAAACCCATCCCTTCTTGGGCTGAGG GCATGCAGCTTCAGCAGGCTATTATGAAGCAATATTATGACCCACTAGATCTGCACTCGTACTTTGGGGAAGTTGAGCAGCCCAAACTGGAGAAGATTTTCCAAAGGAGCAAACCACGCTTCTTCAAGCGCACAAGCTCTGCTGTCTGGCACTCCCCTCCCCGCATGGGTGCCATGCCCAACTAG
- the incenp gene encoding inner centromere protein A isoform X1 — MSSLPEATRSLVQVFNGKLQEFTSEIENIHMVWLEEIQQEAKRMFSSDFSTEPELMPKTPSQKKTNRRKRVSTELSEARSKRRFSKGKRSNLRRSSVQLTLNSISELVTAHAPSNSTDSVAEEPARRTRRNKATAAADSEPVKRSTRNKAAAKAKEQLEEELEAAPQSPANVSKEKEHKVEESSSSSSPVQTLVSEAVVKIPSVERLSAEKLLQCSSSPGRSAQKITIAAAGGQASTRSSARHSLVVRRSLAGLRHSMTQEAVRRASRRSFLKKKARLGNSTCSSTVSGDVSVDVEPEENEEVVEERMEEVVTEEEPAAESNAETEPTQPEVFNQESEPMKPVEEDVPILVEEEMIASPSVQENSRFTRSMARPLGSDDSGKNAQDEVRASRTASKRAAAEAAAEALSTPKKKHSPPKKCMTGITPGMRSFLHTVQKNQLLMMTPSSLGRTSVMKSFIKQSGKLEIKLSTGSVERERQKWDALNKKIEQENERKKKMEEERRKKQEEMKKKRDERLKRVVEARVKGEKEKEQEKKKKIEEKMAQIEKKNDMLRVERIAEEKAKKKVASKRQEELELRRKQEEAARKKKLQQAEEEERRHQELLAKRKAEEEREKARKQAEAARALELKKEQERERERERERQREERERERQAAAERERLERERVEREKALALQKELERAAKEKERRELEEKRRKEEEQKRAEEERMAQQKRAAAAAAAPPTTTTVVNLPVSKALNTTITHSPALNVTVDIEHSAMKTPVGKGTAHNKTIDKGSGLNVTVDVEQSPQSYQITPKGKKVEVLVNPEDYGMDQNSDDSTDDESAPRKPIPSWAEGMQLQQAIMKQYYDPLDLHSYFGEVEQPKLEKIFQRSKPRFFKRTSSAVWHSPPRMGAMPN, encoded by the exons ATGAGTTCCCTGCCGGAGGCCACGCGCTCCCTCGTGCAGGTGTTCAACGGGAAGCTGCAGGAGTTCACCAGTGAGATTGAGAACATTCACATGGTATGGCTGGAGGAGATTCAGCAGGAGGCTAAGCGCATGTTCTCCAG TGACTTTAGCACAGAGCCAGAGCTTATGCCAAAGACTCCATCACAGAAAAAGACAAACCGCAGGAAACGGGTGTCCACAGAGCTCAGTGAAGCTCGTAGCAAAAGACG tttCTCTAAAGGGAAGCGCAGTAACCTGCGACGTTCCTCAGTCCAGCTCACTCTAAATTCAATCTCTGAGTTGGTGACTGCACATGCCCCCAGTAACAGTACTGACAGTGTGGCTGAGGAGCCTGCTCGCCGCACACGCCGTAATAAAGCCACCGCAGCTGCAGACAGCGAGCCGGTCAAACGTAGCACGCGCAACAAAGCGGCTGCCAAGGCAAAGGAGCAGTTGGAGGAGGAGCTGGAAGCTGCTCCACAGTCACCTGCGAATGTTTCCAAGGAAAAGGAGCACAAGGTGGAGGAGTCGAGCAGCTCTTCATCTCCTGTGCAGACACTGGTGTCTGAGGCCGTGGTGAAAATCCCCTCGGTTGAGCGTCTTTCTGCTGAAAAGCTGCTCCAGTGCTCTTCCTCTCCAGGCCGCTCTGCACAGAAGATTACCATCGCAGCTGCAGGTGGCCAGGCGTCGACGCGGAGCTCGGCCAGACACTCCCTGGTGGTGCGGCGCTCGCTGGCAGGCCTCAGGCACAGCATGACTCAGGAAGCAGTGCGCCGTGCTTCTCGACGCTCGTTTCTGAAGAAGAAGGCCAGGCTGGGCAACTCGACATGCAGCAGCACCGTCAGTG GGGATGTGTCTGTGGATGTAGAACCAGAGGAAAATGAGGAAGTGGTGGAGGAAAGGATGGAGGA GGTGGTTACTGAGGAAGAGCCAGCAGCAGAATCTAATGCTGAAACAGAGCCAACCCAGCCTGAG gtgtttaATCAGGAGTCTGAGCCCATGAAGCCAGTAGAGGAAGATGTTCCCATACTAGTGGAGGAAGAGATGATAGCATCTCCCAGTGTCCAGGAAAACTCCCGCTTCACACGCTCCATGGCTCGGCCCTTAGGATCAG ATGACAGTGGGAAAAACGCTCAGGATGAAGTTCG tgcCTCTCGCACAGCCTCCAAACGTGCAGCTGCAGAAGCAGCGGCAGAAGCACTCAGCACCCCCAAGAAGAAGCACTCTCCTCCTAAGAAGTGCATGACA GGCATCACACCTGGCATGCGCTCCTTCCTGCACACGGTGCAGAAGAACCAGCTGCTGATGATGACTCCAAGCTCTCTTGGTCGTACCTCTGTCATGAAATCCTTTATTAAACAGAGCGGAAAACTTGAAATCAAG TTGAGCACTGGCTCAGTG GAGCGGGAGCGGCAGAAATGGGATGCTCTTAACAAGAAGATTGaacaagaaaatgaaagaaagaaaaaaatggaggaggagagaaggaagaaacaggaagaaatgaaaaa GAAACGGGACGAGCGTTTGAAACGAGTAGTGGAGGCCCGGGtgaaaggagaaaaggagaaagagcaggaaaagaaaaagaaaatagaagagAAAATGGCACAAATAGAGAAGAAAAATGACATG CTGCGTGTGGAGCGGATTGCTGAGGAGAAAGCTAAGAAAAAAGTGGCAAGTAAGCGTCAAGAGGAATTGGAACTTCgcaggaaacaggaagaagCAGCACGGAAGAAAAAGCTTCAGCAAGCT gaggaggaggagaggcgACACCAGGAGCTACTGGCCAAACGTAAGGCCGAGGAGGAGCGTGAGAAGGCACGCAAACAAGCCGAGGCTGCTCGTGCTCTGGAGCTCAAGAAGGAGCAAGAGAGGGAGCGTGAACGAGAGCGTGAGAGGCAACgtgaggagagggagagggaacgACAGGCTGCTGCTGAGAG GGAGCGGTTGGAGCGCGAGAGAGTAGAGCGGGAGAAGGCCTTAGCTCTTCAGAAGGAACTGGAGAGAGCGGCcaaggagaaagagaggagggagctagaggagaagaggaggaag GAAGAGGAGCAGAAAAGGGCTGAGGAGGAGAGAATGGCCCAACAGAAACGTGCTGCTGCCGCTGCCGCTGCACCCCCTACAACCACT ACTGTTGTAAACCTGCCTGTCAGCAAAGCTCTTAACaccacaattacacacagtccTGCACTAAACGTTACTGTAGATATTGAG CATTCAGCCATGAAAACTCCTGTAGGCAAAGGGACAGCTCATAACAAGACAATTGATAAGGGATCAGGGCTGAATGTTACTGTAGATGTAGAG CAGTCTCCTCAGTCCTACCAGATTACACCTAAAGGCAAGAAGGTTGAGGTTTTGGTCAATCCAGAGGACTACGGCATGGACCAGAACAGTGATGACTCAACAGATGATGAGTCAGCACCCAGGAAACCCATCCCTTCTTGGGCTGAGG GCATGCAGCTTCAGCAGGCTATTATGAAGCAATATTATGACCCACTAGATCTGCACTCGTACTTTGGGGAAGTTGAGCAGCCCAAACTGGAGAAGATTTTCCAAAGGAGCAAACCACGCTTCTTCAAGCGCACAAGCTCTGCTGTCTGGCACTCCCCTCCCCGCATGGGTGCCATGCCCAACTAG
- the prnprs3 gene encoding prion protein, related sequence 3, whose product MNRVAVVWVCLALVACAVARRGGGGFKGGFGWGKGSNTGSKGTSNTGSKGTSTGNRGGSNTRHSSGGTHSQPANYPRQPHVPNQNPPPYPGTGGGHAGSYPGRGGAGGYPNQGGYPNQGGYPNQGGYPNQGGYPNQGGYPGQGRYPGQGSYPGAGSYPGHGSYPGAGSYPNSYPGRSGGYPYPQGGSYPGYPVRGASYPGSSPNQYGGAGGYPGAAQYPYWNPNNKIISPRYGGNYGYGGYGSYGAGGSPFAQSVHSMGMKPSIQSKGFGKQAILAAGVGAMAGMAVGYGLGSFPRPHFMFHSPQEEYYYNHYMYRRYGTRPSDSNTNPSSPGAEPGDTGSSSTNNVHKIFENPPPQSYDKYMDSCMKRTDLLREDQGRNKRAVEGSWPQEAGDIEKVLTEKDPNERLGEKPVEEPESQGSDLITRHEHAGEGNKTSNATDNPLPFAAKLTGATEPPTEPQEKKSDEMNEEDDDTVSILEIGYPALIEQLKARRCVELYMVYAEQHAETQAQVHIDDNGGEQLMPLSHGLMLICLLMCSLLFY is encoded by the coding sequence ATGAATCGTGTTGCAGTGGTCTGGGTGTGTCTGGCTTTGGTGGCGTGTGCAGTGGCCAGAAGAGGAGGCGGTGGCTTTAAAGGGGGTTTCGGCTGGGGCAAGGGCAGCAACACGGGCAGTAAAGGGACTAGCAACACGGGCAGTAAAGGGACCAGCACGGGAAACAGAGGAGGCAGTAACACCAGACATTCTTCTGGAGGAACACACTCCCAACCAGCCAATTATCCTCGCCAGCCTCATGTACCTAACCAAAACCCTCCACCATATCCTGGCACTGGTGGAGGACATGCAGGCTCTTATCCAGGCAGAGGGGGTGCTGGAGGCTACCCCAATCAAGGGGGGTATCCTAATCAAGGAGGCTATCCTAATCAAGGAGGCTATCCAAATCAAGGGGGATATCCTAATCAGGGAGGCTATCCAGGTCAAGGACGATATCCAGGTCAAGGATCATACCCAGGGGCTGGGTCATATCCAGGTCATGGGTCATATCCAGGTGCAGGTTCCTATCCCAACAGCTACCCAGGAAGGAGTGGCGGGTACCCTTATCCTCAAGGTGGATCTTACCCTGGGTACCCAGTCCGAGGAGCATCTTATCCTGGTTCCAGTCCCAACCAGTATGGTGGTGCAGGAGGATATCCTGGAGCAGCACAATACCCCTACTGGAACCCCAACAATAAAATCATCAGCCCTCGTTATGGTGGTAACTATGGATATGGTGGTTATGGATCATACGGAGCAGGAGGTTCTCCTTTCGCCCAGTCTGTGCACAGTATGGGCATGAAGCCCTCTATCCAGTCAAAGGGGTTCGGTAAGCAGGCGATATTGGCTGCTGGAGTTGGAGCTATGGCTGGCATGGCAGTAGGTTATGGCCTGGGCAGTTTTCCACGCCCACACTTCATGTTTCACAGCCCACAAGAAGAATATTATTATAACCACTACATGTACCGCCGCTATGGTACAAGACCTTCTGACAGTAACACAAACCCCAGCTCTCCAGGTGCAGAGCCAGGTGACACTGGATCAAGTTCAACTAATAATGTTCACAAGATCTTTGAAAATCCTCCACCGCAGTCATATGACAAGTACATGGACAGTTGTATGAAGAGGACAGATTTGTTGCGAGAGGACCAGGGAAGAAATAAGAGAGCTGTTGAAGGCTCCTGGCCCCAGGAGGCAGGGGATATTGAAAAGGTTCTCACTGAAAAGGATCCAAATGAGCGACTAGGTGAGAAACCAGTTGAGGAACCAGAGTCTCAAGGATCAGACCTCATTACGAGACATGAGCACGCTGGGGAAGGAAATAAAACCAGCAACGCCACGGATAACCCTCTGCCATTTGCTGCAAAGCTTACTGGTGCTACAGAGCCACCTACTGAGCCTCAGGAGAAGAAGAGTGATGAGATgaatgaggaagatgatgataCTGTAAGCATATTGGAGATCGGCTATCCTGCACTGATTGAGCAGCTGAAAGCGCGACGCTGTGTTGAGCTTTACATGGTTTATGCTGAGCAACATGCTGAGACACAGGCTCAAGTGCACAttgatgataatggtggtgaACAGCTCATGCCACTTAGCCATGGGCTCATGCTCATCTGTCTGCTTATGTGCTCCCTGTTATTCTACTGA